TATTATACTCCGTAGTAATCCAGCCGGCGGTGCGGGCGGTGTTGGAGACGCGGACTTCGTCTATCTTTCCATTCCAGCCTCGCGTTGTATAAGGCGGAGAGATATTGCCAATAGAAACTGGCATATTAATTTGATAGCCATTAACACCATAATTATAACAAGCACTTAGAGCTCCATTTATATAAACACAAAAGTTTATAGCATTAAATTCTTCATAAATATAATACCAAGTATTAATTACGGGTACTAAAGTATGATTAGTATAAACATTCCCACTTAAACTATTTTTCCAATTCGTGGTTATCCGCGCAGATTCAAAATAAAAACTCGTGCTATTAGCATTGCTAATAGCATAATTGGCTCCCGTGTTTATTGCAGATACATTAAACCAACCAGACCACGACCAATTTGATATTGTAGATGTCGCAAACTCAGAAACACTCACATTATCACCTGTATTGTCAAAATCAAAACTCCCATCAATCTGACCCGCCACTTGGTCACTAGTTGTCATTGATGCCTCAGCTGTTCCATTGTGGGCATACTTTGTTGAATCTTTAATATCGCCGGCTCCGCCAGGCCCTGGGTCTTCCTGCAAATGCTGAACCATAACAAAATTATCATCCCAAACCCCTGTCGTGGTCGCCGTGTCGCTCGCCCCCGCGTTTCCGTAATACATATAAATGGTTTTGTCTGTTGAGCTGGCGATGTCTGTTTTAATCCAATAGGCGATTTCGCCCGTGGTGCTGGCGTATTTTTCCCTTTCATAGTTAAGCAAAGTGCTGTCGTCGCTGTCCACGAATATAATGTCATAGCCGTTGTCATTCCCCACCTTTCCGCCGTTGGTTGTTGTTTTAAGGTCGGCAAGGGTTGTAGTGGCTAAAACTGGAAAAGCGGTTGTGGTTGTGGCGATTTTACTGCCTTGAAGAGTAATGGCTCGTTTGTAAGTCCAAGATGACGAATACCACGGGTCTAAATATCCGTACCCGCCTTTGTCTCCTTTCGCTTCTATGAAAAACTCGCCTTTGCTGTGCGGCTTGAATTTGAGTGTTGCTTTGTAAAAATTCGTTTGTCCGGAATTTATGTTATCCGCCTCGCCGGCGGACAAGTCTGCCTCATTCGTTTTGTTAATCTGCTCAATGCTCGCTACTTCAATATAGTCGCCTTTTGCCGGAATAAATTTCAGATCTACTTTTTGAGATTGCTTGCTGATGTTAGTAACGCTGAAATACACATCGGCTTGGTTAAACCCGTTATATTCTTTCTTGTCGCTTTGGATAATTAAATTCTCGCCTGTGTTGTCGTCGGTCCACGCAAGGGCGATTTTACTGCCGTTAAATTCAAATTCGGTCGGGATGGCGTACTTGTCCAGAAAATCCAGCCGCGTTGCCGCGGAATTTCTTAAATAATTAATACAAAAAACCGCGCCGAAAACAATCGCGAGCAGAATTCCTACTTTCATTATTTCTTTTTTTGACTGGAACGTCATAAATACTTAATTAAAAATGTAAATATCAAAAATCAAAATTACACTTAATAAATCGTCTCCACCTTTATTTTCGGATACTCTCCCCAATCGCCTTTTTTCAAAATGCCTTTTTTTGAACCAAAATACTGGACAACGGAAGTGGCGTTGGCTGTGCCGAGCTGAATGGCATGTTCAATATCGCCTTCGTTTTGAATATATCCGCACACAAAACCGGAGCCAAAAGCGTCGCCGGCGCCGGTTCTTTCCACAACAGGAGAATCAGGGATGCCGGCTATATAATGATTTTTGCCGTCGGAAACTTCAACACCCCTCGGCCCCTTTGACATCACCACGATTCCCTTCACTATTTTATCAAGCTTGGCAAAAATTTCCGGCTCATTTTCCTTTTTATATTCAACGCCCGCGATGAGCGCGGACTCGTCTTCGTTCGCGAGAAAAATATCAACTTGAGCAAGATACGGCTGAAGTTTTTCTCCAAAATTTATCATCCGCTTGCCCGGATTAAACGCCGTTTTAATTCCATTTTTCTTCGCCCAATCCAAAATGTCTTCAAGCAATTTTGTGTTGCCGGCAAGAGAATCAATATAAATCCAATCGCTTTTTAAATTTTCAAAATCA
The genomic region above belongs to Patescibacteria group bacterium and contains:
- a CDS encoding DUF2341 domain-containing protein, giving the protein MTFQSKKEIMKVGILLAIVFGAVFCINYLRNSAATRLDFLDKYAIPTEFEFNGSKIALAWTDDNTGENLIIQSDKKEYNGFNQADVYFSVTNISKQSQKVDLKFIPAKGDYIEVASIEQINKTNEADLSAGEADNINSGQTNFYKATLKFKPHSKGEFFIEAKGDKGGYGYLDPWYSSSWTYKRAITLQGSKIATTTTAFPVLATTTLADLKTTTNGGKVGNDNGYDIIFVDSDDSTLLNYEREKYASTTGEIAYWIKTDIASSTDKTIYMYYGNAGASDTATTTGVWDDNFVMVQHLQEDPGPGGAGDIKDSTKYAHNGTAEASMTTSDQVAGQIDGSFDFDNTGDNVSVSEFATSTISNWSWSGWFNVSAINTGANYAISNANSTSFYFESARITTNWKNSLSGNVYTNHTLVPVINTWYYIYEEFNAINFCVYINGALSACYNYGVNGYQINMPVSIGNISPPYTTRGWNGKIDEVRVSNTARTAGWITTEYNNQSNIATFLTIGAEETAPVSGSRATQINSPQTSLLTNGLVGYWSFNGADMDWASTTAEALDRSGNSNNGDVINGAKPAAGISGQGLSFDGVDDYVNTNYKIPIVDHNITISGWFNATKTREGNYGLFQNTQYPSGLEAQTEYIYVGTTQFKIVYSFFAGIVQSGASINFADPTYSNFNKWNHFSIVVEHGGGTINLSTFTNGSLTGNTSTSTSFIANPSGVFNIGRSENGPGAPAWSGLIDEARISNTARTQGWITTEYNNQSDVASFLTIGGEESLSVPATRSGGENVKTRIKGGVIFKGGVRF
- a CDS encoding carbohydrate kinase family protein, encoding FQKDKERNTAYSTILVAMDGERTILEYRGANDYLSEKEIDFENLKSDWIYIDSLAGNTKLLEDILDWAKKNGIKTAFNPGKRMINFGEKLQPYLAQVDIFLANEDESALIAGVEYKKENEPEIFAKLDKIVKGIVVMSKGPRGVEVSDGKNHYIAGIPDSPVVERTGAGDAFGSGFVCGYIQNEGDIEHAIQLGTANATSVVQYFGSKKGILKKGDWGEYPKIKVETIY